One genomic window of Campylobacter fetus subsp. fetus includes the following:
- a CDS encoding energy-coupling factor ABC transporter ATP-binding protein produces MSCTLCLNNISAKIAGKTIFSNLSLNAGHKDKIAIIGSNGCGKTTLLEIIGGLRNPDSGEIEIFHNTILNLKEYQKYRYLIGYLFQDSDDQFICPNVFEDVVFGLLTIGIQRSIADKRAEDILKELDIWHLRDKIVFHLSGGEKKLVALAGVLVNEPKILLLDEPTAALDFDMQEKVADLLIKLDITQIIVSHDKEFISRVANKMYYLNKDGLKLGD; encoded by the coding sequence ATGAGTTGCACTCTTTGTCTTAATAATATCTCTGCTAAAATAGCCGGAAAAACTATTTTTTCAAATTTAAGTTTAAATGCGGGGCATAAAGATAAAATAGCAATAATAGGCTCAAATGGCTGTGGTAAAACAACTTTACTTGAAATAATAGGCGGTCTTAGAAATCCCGATAGCGGAGAAATAGAGATATTTCATAATACTATTTTAAATTTAAAAGAGTATCAAAAATATAGGTATTTGATTGGTTATTTGTTTCAAGATAGCGATGATCAGTTCATCTGTCCAAATGTATTTGAAGATGTTGTTTTTGGCTTACTTACGATAGGCATACAAAGAAGTATCGCCGATAAAAGAGCCGAAGATATCTTAAAAGAGCTTGATATATGGCATTTAAGAGATAAGATAGTTTTTCATCTTTCAGGCGGTGAAAAAAAGCTTGTCGCATTAGCCGGGGTATTGGTAAATGAGCCTAAAATTTTACTGCTTGATGAACCTACTGCCGCGCTTGATTTTGATATGCAAGAAAAAGTAGCAGATCTGCTTATTAAGCTTGATATAACTCAGATCATAGTGTCTCATGACAAAGAGTTTATAAGTAGAGTTGCAAATAAAATGTACTATTTAAACAAAGACGGGTTAAAGCTTGGCGATTAA
- the topA gene encoding type I DNA topoisomerase, giving the protein MSKLIIVESPAKAKTIKNFLGSEYKVIASKGHIRDLPKSSFGIKIEDDKFTPEYRVSSDHSAIVKEIKDLAKNADTIYLATDEDREGEAIAYHIAAAIGKKPEMLPRIVFHEITKSAIQNALENPRSLNMDSVNAQQARRLLDRIVGYKLSPLLNSKIQRGLSAGRVQSSALKILVDREREIRNFKPIEYFSIDTKFKKDLEAELVEFEGSKIEKLTITNKDRAKFIVDKIKDESFSVANVESKERKTSPQPPFMTSTLQQSASNRLGFSPKKTMMLAQNLYEGVQTNNGFMGAITYMRTDSLNLAKEAISAARDLIKEQFGDKYLPKSANFYTTKNKGAQEAHEAIRPTNLSFTPTEAAKFLEKDLLKLYTLIYNRFLACQMSASVSETQNIFINSKSSIFKISGRKLTFDGFYRVYGDLDKDRILPNLNVGDKMELESLSSQSHFTEPPSRYSEAGLVKKLESLGIGRPSTYAPTISLLTSRDYVKVDKKQLIPNEIAFNITSMLEEHFNDIVDSDFTSKMEEKLDDIAENKADWQEVLSKFYHPFMQKIDDGKKNIKSQKVTEPIGEKCPECGGELVKRKGRFGEFIACLNFPKCKYSRNLKNEAKIEKKEPQKIGVACPQCGGDIVERFSKKGKFFGCANYPKCNFISKYQPTDQKCPQCGEMMVYKELKKGNFYECSACKFKKEGNNNE; this is encoded by the coding sequence ATGAGCAAGTTAATTATCGTAGAATCTCCAGCGAAAGCAAAAACTATAAAAAATTTTTTGGGTAGCGAGTATAAAGTTATAGCTAGTAAAGGTCACATTAGAGATCTTCCAAAGTCTAGCTTCGGCATAAAAATAGAAGATGATAAATTCACGCCAGAGTACAGAGTAAGTAGCGATCACAGCGCTATAGTAAAAGAAATAAAAGATCTAGCAAAGAATGCAGATACCATATATCTAGCTACCGATGAGGATAGAGAGGGCGAAGCTATAGCATACCATATAGCAGCCGCAATAGGTAAAAAACCTGAGATGCTTCCAAGAATTGTATTTCACGAGATAACAAAATCTGCCATACAAAATGCATTAGAAAATCCGCGTAGTTTAAATATGGATAGCGTAAATGCTCAACAAGCAAGAAGACTTTTAGATAGGATAGTCGGTTATAAATTAAGCCCGCTTTTAAACTCAAAAATCCAAAGAGGTCTTAGTGCGGGGCGCGTTCAGAGTTCGGCTTTGAAGATATTAGTAGATAGAGAGCGCGAAATAAGAAATTTCAAACCTATAGAATATTTTAGCATAGATACTAAATTTAAAAAAGATTTAGAAGCTGAACTGGTTGAGTTTGAGGGTTCTAAGATAGAAAAGCTTACTATAACAAACAAAGATCGTGCAAAATTTATAGTTGATAAAATAAAAGATGAGAGTTTTAGTGTCGCAAACGTAGAAAGCAAAGAGCGAAAGACAAGTCCGCAGCCTCCGTTTATGACTTCTACTTTGCAGCAAAGTGCGTCAAATAGACTAGGATTTAGCCCCAAAAAAACTATGATGTTAGCGCAAAATTTATATGAAGGCGTACAGACAAATAACGGTTTTATGGGCGCTATAACATATATGAGAACAGATAGCTTAAATTTAGCTAAAGAAGCTATAAGTGCAGCTAGAGACCTGATTAAAGAGCAGTTCGGCGATAAATATCTTCCAAAATCTGCAAATTTTTACACTACAAAAAACAAAGGAGCTCAAGAAGCTCATGAAGCTATTCGTCCTACAAATTTAAGCTTTACTCCGACAGAGGCGGCTAAGTTTTTAGAAAAAGATCTACTAAAACTCTATACTCTTATATATAATAGATTTTTGGCTTGTCAAATGTCTGCAAGCGTATCAGAAACTCAAAATATATTTATAAACAGTAAAAGCAGTATTTTTAAAATTTCGGGCAGAAAGCTTACGTTTGATGGATTTTACAGAGTTTATGGGGATCTTGATAAAGATAGGATTCTTCCTAATTTAAACGTAGGCGATAAAATGGAGCTTGAAAGCTTAAGCAGCCAAAGTCATTTTACCGAGCCGCCATCAAGATATTCAGAAGCCGGTTTGGTAAAAAAACTTGAGAGTCTTGGTATAGGCAGACCAAGTACGTATGCTCCGACTATTTCTTTGCTTACTAGCAGAGATTACGTAAAAGTAGATAAAAAACAGCTTATTCCAAACGAGATAGCATTTAATATAACTAGTATGCTTGAAGAGCATTTTAATGATATAGTAGATAGCGATTTTACCTCTAAAATGGAAGAGAAACTTGATGATATAGCAGAAAATAAAGCAGATTGGCAAGAAGTTTTATCTAAATTCTATCATCCTTTTATGCAAAAAATAGATGACGGTAAAAAAAATATAAAGAGTCAAAAAGTAACCGAGCCCATAGGTGAAAAGTGTCCCGAGTGCGGCGGAGAGCTTGTAAAGCGAAAAGGAAGATTCGGCGAATTTATCGCTTGTTTGAATTTTCCAAAATGTAAATATTCTAGAAATTTAAAAAATGAAGCTAAAATTGAAAAAAAAGAGCCGCAAAAAATCGGTGTAGCATGTCCTCAATGCGGCGGAGATATAGTTGAGAGATTTAGTAAAAAAGGTAAATTTTTTGGGTGCGCAAACTATCCAAAATGTAACTTTATAAGCAAATACCAACCTACAGATCAAAAATGCCCGCAATGTGGTGAAATGATGGTTTATAAAGAGCTTAAGAAAGGCAATTTTTACGAATGTTCTGCTTGTAAATTTAAAAAAGAAGGGAATAATAATGAGTAA
- a CDS encoding biotin synthase produces MSKMVMLCAICNVSSGNCAEDCAYCTQSAHIKADIPKFKQKNLEQILNEAKIASKNHALGFCLVTSGLGLDDKKLEFICEVATMLRKETPNLMLIACNGSASYESLKELKKVGIFSYNHNLETSREFFPQICTTHSWDDRFNTNLNAKKAGLELCCGGIYGLGESQDDRLSFRASLKELNPFSSPINFFIPNPALKIKQPLLSTDEALEIIRDTAKTLPQCRIMVAGGREIVLGDRQYEILENGASAIVIGDYLTTSGEVASKDIEELRNRGFEFASQCH; encoded by the coding sequence ATGAGTAAAATGGTAATGTTATGTGCAATTTGTAACGTGAGTAGCGGAAATTGCGCCGAAGACTGCGCATACTGTACACAGAGTGCGCATATAAAAGCCGACATCCCTAAATTCAAGCAAAAAAATTTAGAACAGATACTAAATGAAGCTAAAATTGCCAGTAAAAATCATGCTCTTGGATTTTGTCTCGTGACTAGCGGATTAGGACTTGATGATAAAAAGCTTGAGTTTATATGCGAAGTTGCAACAATGTTACGAAAAGAAACACCTAATTTAATGCTGATAGCTTGTAACGGATCTGCTAGCTATGAGAGCTTAAAAGAGCTTAAAAAAGTCGGAATATTTAGCTACAACCATAACTTAGAAACAAGTCGAGAGTTTTTTCCTCAAATTTGTACAACTCATAGTTGGGATGATAGATTTAATACGAATTTAAATGCTAAAAAAGCCGGTCTTGAGCTATGCTGTGGTGGAATTTACGGACTTGGGGAGAGTCAAGATGATAGGCTTAGTTTTAGAGCTAGTTTAAAAGAACTAAATCCTTTTTCAAGTCCGATTAATTTTTTTATACCAAATCCTGCTTTGAAAATCAAGCAACCTCTTTTAAGCACCGATGAAGCTTTGGAAATCATAAGAGATACTGCTAAAACATTGCCTCAGTGCCGTATAATGGTGGCCGGAGGTAGAGAAATAGTATTAGGAGATAGGCAGTACGAGATACTAGAAAACGGAGCTAGCGCTATAGTTATAGGCGACTATCTAACCACCAGCGGAGAAGTTGCTAGTAAAGATATAGAGGAGCTTAGAAATAGAGGCTTTGAGTTTGCATCACAGTGCCACTAA
- a CDS encoding cation:proton antiporter has product MHHSATNELSILIVLAFIIFISPYFSKLTKIPIAPIEIALGIILGFFGLLPNNDLFEIVAKVGFFYLMFLAGTEIDLRSFFKIDKKVLKLILAYLSVLYVIAAFLGIWLEPAFLVFIVIPVMSVGMLSTLFKEYGKNEPWLNIAMITGSIGEVISIALLTLVGAYVEFGNSSELYTSINYLIIFIVLCILGFKGLEVLFWWYPNLKILLMPHYDKDEKDIRLSMAMFFGTVAVMIYLNLEIVLGAFIAGSFIATFFDHKKDLPHKLGSFGFGFLVPIFFVYIGSTVDLNYIFIPGVLDNALLMLLFMTLIRVVSSFIFIKKLGAYGSILYGLSLSMPLTLLVAVATVAYNANNIEKELYFSFILASLFEAILAMVLIKVTYYLKTRLK; this is encoded by the coding sequence TTGCATCACAGTGCCACTAACGAGCTTTCTATTCTTATTGTTTTGGCGTTTATAATTTTTATATCGCCGTATTTTTCAAAACTCACAAAAATCCCGATTGCTCCTATAGAGATAGCTCTCGGGATAATTCTAGGTTTTTTTGGTCTGCTTCCTAATAACGATTTATTTGAGATAGTTGCAAAAGTCGGATTTTTTTATTTAATGTTTTTAGCGGGTACAGAGATTGATTTACGCTCGTTTTTTAAGATAGATAAGAAAGTATTAAAACTTATTTTGGCTTATCTATCAGTTTTATACGTGATAGCTGCGTTTTTAGGTATATGGTTGGAGCCTGCATTTTTGGTATTTATAGTAATACCTGTTATGTCTGTTGGTATGCTCTCAACGCTATTTAAAGAGTACGGTAAAAATGAGCCGTGGCTAAATATCGCTATGATCACAGGAAGCATAGGCGAAGTGATAAGCATAGCTTTGCTAACTTTAGTAGGTGCATATGTAGAGTTTGGTAACAGTAGCGAACTTTATACAAGTATAAATTATCTTATTATATTTATCGTTCTTTGTATACTTGGATTTAAAGGACTCGAGGTACTTTTTTGGTGGTATCCGAATCTAAAAATACTTCTTATGCCTCATTATGATAAAGATGAGAAAGATATAAGACTTTCTATGGCTATGTTTTTTGGCACGGTTGCCGTTATGATATATTTAAATTTAGAAATTGTGCTCGGGGCGTTCATAGCCGGAAGTTTTATAGCTACATTTTTTGATCATAAAAAAGATCTACCTCATAAATTAGGAAGTTTTGGATTTGGGTTTTTAGTTCCTATATTTTTTGTATATATCGGCTCAACCGTGGATTTAAACTATATTTTTATACCAGGCGTTCTTGATAATGCTCTTCTTATGCTTTTATTTATGACGCTTATTCGTGTTGTTAGTTCTTTTATATTTATCAAGAAACTCGGAGCTTATGGCAGTATTTTGTATGGTTTATCCCTATCTATGCCTTTAACTCTTTTAGTAGCGGTTGCTACCGTGGCTTATAATGCTAATAATATCGAAAAAGAACTATATTTTTCATTTATATTAGCAAGTTTATTTGAGGCTATTTTGGCTATGGTGCTTATAAAAGTTACATATTATCTTAAAACGAGGCTTAAGTAG
- a CDS encoding citrate synthase, with amino-acid sequence MSNTVTLTDNRNGKSYEFPILDGTRGPSVIDISTLYKNTGMFTFDRGYTSTAMCRSAITFIDGEKGELMHRGYDIAWLAENKLYLDVVYLLFNKHLPSQEELELFRRELKERSFLNEKMIRLFDCFPDKAHPMAVLQASVATMSAYYKRDMNFDDMNDYMELAKRLVAKIPTFIAFYYRHVRGFPVIYPNLDRGFTENFLYMLRAFPHDKVDLKPIEVKAFDTVLMLHADHEQNASTTTVRTVGSTHAHPYSCISAGIGALWGHAHGGANEGVIRQLEMIGTPDRVDEFIKRAKDHNDPFRLMGFGHRVYKNFDPRAKVLKGLRDKLINEIGIDNNLIKVASRIEEIALNDDYFVSRNLYPNVDFHSGLILKALGIPNEMFAAIFVMGRVPGWLSQWMELKSQDTIKIVRPRQLYVGPTCPPKEQ; translated from the coding sequence ATGAGTAATACAGTAACACTGACAGATAACAGAAACGGTAAAAGTTATGAGTTTCCCATATTAGATGGAACAAGAGGTCCTAGTGTTATAGATATTTCGACGCTTTATAAAAACACCGGAATGTTTACTTTTGATAGAGGTTATACAAGTACTGCAATGTGCCGTTCTGCTATAACATTTATCGATGGAGAAAAAGGAGAGTTGATGCACCGCGGCTACGATATAGCGTGGCTAGCTGAAAATAAACTTTATCTTGATGTAGTATATTTACTATTTAACAAACACCTGCCAAGCCAAGAGGAGCTGGAGCTATTTAGACGCGAGTTAAAAGAGAGAAGCTTTTTAAATGAAAAAATGATTAGATTATTTGACTGTTTTCCCGATAAAGCTCATCCTATGGCCGTTTTACAAGCAAGCGTAGCTACCATGAGTGCATACTATAAAAGAGATATGAATTTTGATGATATGAATGATTATATGGAGCTTGCAAAACGTTTAGTGGCAAAAATTCCTACATTTATAGCGTTTTATTATCGTCATGTTAGAGGATTTCCTGTAATATATCCGAATTTAGATCGCGGATTTACAGAAAATTTCTTATATATGCTAAGAGCTTTTCCTCACGATAAGGTAGATTTAAAACCTATAGAAGTCAAGGCTTTTGATACTGTTTTGATGCTTCACGCTGATCATGAACAAAATGCTTCAACTACTACAGTTAGAACCGTAGGATCTACTCACGCTCATCCTTACTCATGTATTAGCGCCGGTATCGGCGCTCTTTGGGGACACGCTCACGGAGGTGCAAATGAAGGAGTTATCAGGCAACTTGAGATGATAGGAACTCCAGATAGGGTTGATGAGTTTATTAAAAGAGCAAAAGATCATAATGATCCATTCCGTTTAATGGGATTTGGCCATAGAGTTTATAAAAACTTTGACCCGCGAGCAAAAGTTTTAAAAGGTCTTAGAGATAAGCTTATAAATGAGATCGGCATAGATAATAATCTTATAAAAGTAGCAAGCCGAATAGAAGAGATAGCACTAAATGACGATTACTTTGTATCAAGAAATTTATATCCTAATGTGGATTTTCACTCCGGGCTTATACTAAAAGCTCTTGGTATTCCAAATGAGATGTTTGCGGCAATATTTGTCATGGGAAGAGTTCCTGGGTGGCTTAGTCAGTGGATGGAGCTAAAATCACAAGATACCATAAAAATAGTTCGTCCAAGACAGCTTTACGTAGGACCTACTTGTCCTCCTAAAGAGCAATGA
- a CDS encoding 3'(2'),5'-bisphosphate nucleotidase CysQ yields the protein MKELLNLSLKAARAAGKAILKHYDNYDVTIKNDNSPLTSADLASNEAIFKELESSGIPICSEEKILDYEKRDANSKFWLIDPLDGTKEFIAKNGEFCVCIALIDCARPILSVIYAPTSDEMFYSMGGSKVYKNGEILNSSCLEQNYIISGNFSHSKSVDIIANRFGLDILRCGSALKFCRLSEGNADVYARFCGSSIWDIAAGEFLLKESGGIVVSLQDEKELRYDKKDLRNDYFLALSKKELPNLKNYLEFISLNLKSL from the coding sequence ATGAAAGAGCTTCTAAATTTATCGCTAAAGGCTGCTAGAGCAGCCGGTAAAGCGATTTTAAAACATTATGACAATTACGATGTAACCATCAAAAACGATAATTCACCATTAACTAGTGCTGATTTAGCTTCTAATGAGGCCATATTTAAAGAGTTGGAGAGTTCTGGTATTCCTATATGTTCTGAAGAGAAGATATTAGATTATGAAAAAAGAGACGCGAATTCTAAATTTTGGCTTATTGATCCGCTTGATGGCACAAAAGAATTTATAGCAAAGAACGGTGAATTTTGTGTTTGTATAGCTTTGATAGATTGCGCTAGACCTATTTTAAGCGTAATCTATGCTCCAACTAGCGATGAGATGTTTTACAGTATGGGCGGCTCGAAGGTCTATAAAAACGGTGAAATTTTAAATAGTTCATGCTTAGAACAAAATTATATTATATCAGGAAATTTCAGCCACTCAAAAAGTGTAGATATCATAGCTAATCGTTTTGGGCTAGATATATTAAGATGCGGTTCGGCACTTAAGTTTTGTAGGCTCAGTGAAGGAAATGCGGATGTTTATGCAAGATTTTGCGGCTCTAGCATATGGGATATAGCAGCCGGAGAGTTTTTGCTTAAAGAGAGTGGAGGTATAGTTGTATCTTTGCAAGATGAAAAAGAGCTGCGATACGATAAAAAAGATCTTAGAAATGATTATTTTTTGGCACTAAGTAAAAAAGAGCTTCCAAATTTAAAAAATTACCTAGAATTTATATCTTTAAATTTAAAATCACTTTAA
- the pstS gene encoding phosphate ABC transporter substrate-binding protein PstS — translation MLKQIATLTIASAISAFSLNAADKIMGQGATFPLPVYKEWSKLYYKATSNQVTYNGGGSGKGISAITDRNGEFGGTDLPLKNDELREKKLLQFPAIIGSVVLAYNIEGIKDHELKLSAAAVAGIFSGKITKWNDEIIKKDNANLKLPDALITPVVRSDSSGTTFNFTSYLAKSDESWAKEYGANKTINWGAKVTPAAGNPLVASTIKQVPNSIGYIEYAYKLSTGLNAATLQTKDGDWAEPTPQNFAKAAANSNFKIEENFYDVLAYSSGKGSYPIVAATFILIPNDKIDDGKKVTKFFSWAFSDKDALEAAKKLGYEPLPKVTTDMIYDYWTKYAVNPK, via the coding sequence ATGTTGAAACAAATTGCTACTTTAACTATAGCTAGTGCGATATCTGCGTTTAGTTTAAATGCGGCTGATAAAATAATGGGTCAAGGAGCTACTTTTCCGCTTCCCGTATATAAAGAGTGGAGCAAACTCTATTATAAAGCCACTTCAAATCAAGTAACTTACAATGGTGGAGGCAGCGGCAAGGGAATAAGCGCTATTACTGATAGAAATGGCGAGTTTGGCGGCACTGATTTGCCTTTGAAAAACGACGAGTTGCGAGAAAAAAAATTACTTCAATTTCCTGCTATCATAGGAAGCGTTGTATTAGCTTATAATATCGAAGGCATAAAAGATCACGAGCTTAAGCTTTCAGCTGCAGCGGTCGCCGGTATATTTTCAGGTAAAATAACAAAATGGAATGATGAAATAATCAAAAAAGATAATGCAAATTTAAAACTTCCCGATGCTTTGATAACTCCTGTCGTAAGAAGTGATTCAAGCGGAACTACATTTAATTTTACAAGTTATTTGGCTAAATCAGACGAGAGTTGGGCAAAAGAGTATGGTGCAAATAAAACTATAAATTGGGGAGCAAAAGTCACTCCTGCTGCAGGGAATCCTCTTGTTGCAAGTACTATTAAACAAGTTCCAAACTCTATAGGCTATATAGAATACGCCTATAAATTATCAACCGGACTAAACGCCGCTACTTTGCAAACCAAAGACGGTGATTGGGCAGAGCCTACACCGCAAAACTTTGCAAAAGCCGCCGCAAACTCAAATTTCAAAATAGAAGAGAACTTTTATGACGTATTAGCTTATTCAAGCGGTAAAGGTAGTTATCCTATAGTAGCAGCAACATTTATTCTTATTCCTAATGATAAAATTGATGATGGTAAAAAAGTTACTAAGTTTTTTAGCTGGGCATTTAGCGATAAAGACGCTTTAGAAGCAGCTAAAAAGTTAGGATATGAACCATTACCAAAAGTAACAACAGATATGATCTATGATTACTGGACTAAATACGCAGTAAATCCAAAATAG
- the pstC gene encoding phosphate ABC transporter permease subunit PstC, whose translation MIKIQKNIIIEKLFFNAARISTIIVLVVLLAIFLSLVYKAYPAISKFGINFLFDTTWDANIMIFGGLASIYGTIVSTFIAMILATPVAIGIAIFLTEIAPYKIRNFFSVNIELLAAIPSIVYGMWGFIYFVPLVRSVFGGSGFGLLSGGMVLAVMVLPFISSVSRDAMATTPQVLKESAYALGATKFDTIKDVVFPYAKAGIMGSIILALGRAFGETMAVAFLLGGISKIPSSVTEPATSIPVTLATQFGEAMGNEIYESSLFYLALILFVISFISIATAKFVFLRKRESK comes from the coding sequence ATGATAAAAATTCAAAAAAATATAATCATAGAAAAGTTATTTTTTAATGCGGCAAGAATATCGACTATTATAGTTTTAGTAGTACTTTTGGCTATTTTTTTATCTCTTGTTTATAAAGCTTATCCTGCTATTTCTAAATTCGGAATAAATTTTTTATTTGATACTACGTGGGACGCAAATATTATGATATTTGGAGGACTTGCTAGTATATACGGAACCATCGTTTCTACTTTTATAGCTATGATTTTAGCAACTCCTGTTGCGATTGGTATCGCTATATTTCTAACAGAAATTGCTCCTTATAAAATAAGGAATTTTTTTAGCGTTAATATAGAGCTTTTAGCCGCAATCCCAAGTATAGTTTATGGTATGTGGGGATTTATATATTTTGTTCCTTTAGTAAGAAGCGTTTTTGGCGGGAGTGGATTTGGGCTTTTAAGCGGCGGTATGGTTCTAGCCGTTATGGTGCTTCCGTTTATATCTTCTGTTTCAAGAGACGCTATGGCAACTACTCCACAAGTGTTAAAAGAGTCTGCTTACGCTTTGGGCGCTACTAAATTTGATACTATAAAAGATGTTGTATTTCCATATGCGAAAGCCGGCATTATGGGTTCTATAATTTTAGCTTTGGGAAGAGCTTTTGGCGAAACTATGGCAGTTGCATTTTTGCTAGGAGGTATCTCAAAAATACCGAGCAGCGTAACAGAGCCAGCTACTTCGATTCCAGTAACTCTTGCTACTCAGTTTGGTGAAGCTATGGGAAATGAAATTTATGAAAGCAGCCTGTTTTATCTAGCACTTATTTTATTTGTTATTAGTTTTATAAGTATAGCTACAGCTAAGTTTGTATTTTTAAGAAAGAGAGAATCAAAGTGA
- the pstA gene encoding phosphate ABC transporter permease PstA, with the protein MSELKNIKEKSINKRVLISKIATYLSVVFTVFGLMFLFWIIATVVVKGMAGFSAEIFISPTAFGGLANAFLGQLELVAIASFVGIPVGLLAGTYLSEYGVNQKKLNLIRNISDIMMSTPSIVIGAFAYALLVKPMNSYSGWAGSFALAVMMIPVVLKTTDDMLSLVPKTLREASFALGATKYKCITSVVFRAAKNGLLTGIVLSIARVAGETAPLLFTSANSDFFDFNLNNAIPSLTVSIYDFSSMPDESLKSVAWAGAFILAIFVLGVNILGRVLIRK; encoded by the coding sequence GTGAGCGAGCTTAAAAATATTAAAGAAAAATCGATAAATAAAAGAGTATTAATAAGCAAAATAGCGACTTATCTAAGCGTGGTATTTACGGTATTTGGTTTGATGTTTTTGTTTTGGATCATAGCCACTGTAGTTGTAAAAGGTATGGCTGGATTTAGCGCTGAAATATTTATATCTCCTACTGCTTTTGGAGGACTTGCAAACGCATTTTTAGGTCAGCTAGAGTTAGTTGCTATAGCGTCTTTTGTTGGTATCCCTGTGGGACTTTTAGCAGGAACGTATCTTAGCGAGTACGGCGTAAATCAAAAAAAGTTAAATTTGATAAGAAATATAAGCGACATTATGATGAGTACTCCAAGTATTGTCATAGGCGCGTTTGCTTATGCCCTTTTGGTAAAACCTATGAACTCATATAGCGGTTGGGCAGGAAGTTTTGCGCTTGCGGTTATGATGATACCGGTTGTTTTAAAAACTACTGACGATATGCTTAGTTTGGTTCCAAAGACATTAAGAGAAGCTAGCTTTGCTCTTGGAGCAACTAAGTATAAATGTATAACAAGCGTAGTTTTTAGAGCCGCTAAAAACGGATTATTAACAGGAATCGTGCTATCTATAGCAAGAGTTGCTGGAGAAACGGCTCCTCTTTTATTTACAAGTGCAAACAGCGACTTTTTTGATTTTAATCTAAATAACGCGATTCCATCGCTCACAGTAAGCATATACGACTTTAGTTCAATGCCTGATGAGAGTTTAAAATCAGTAGCATGGGCAGGTGCTTTTATATTAGCTATTTTTGTACTAGGAGTAAATATCCTAGGCAGAGTTTTAATACGTAAATAA
- the pstB gene encoding phosphate ABC transporter ATP-binding protein PstB: MSLNLSINNFSFWYSGSSSPSLNKINLPIKEGKVTALIGPSGCGKSTLLRSINRIHDLYPGNRYEGEIIFNGKNILRPKTDLINLRTKIGMIFQQPTAFPMSIKDNVEYGLKLQGIKDKKTLSKIVEKSLKGANIWDEVKNRLNEDAGSLSGGQRQRLCIARAIAVNPEILLFDEPTSALDPISTIAIEELINSLKEQYTVVIVTHNMAQATRVSDFTAFMYLGNLIEYGKTKQIFEEPREKLLKEYVSGKFG; the protein is encoded by the coding sequence GTGTCTTTAAATTTAAGTATAAATAATTTTTCATTTTGGTACTCCGGATCATCTAGCCCTAGTTTAAATAAGATAAATTTACCCATAAAAGAGGGAAAAGTAACCGCTTTGATAGGTCCTAGTGGCTGTGGTAAATCTACTCTTTTGCGTTCTATAAACCGTATTCACGATCTATATCCAGGAAATAGATATGAAGGCGAGATAATATTTAATGGTAAAAATATCTTACGTCCAAAAACAGATCTCATAAATTTAAGAACAAAAATTGGTATGATATTTCAGCAGCCAACAGCATTTCCTATGAGCATAAAAGATAATGTCGAGTACGGACTCAAGCTTCAAGGTATAAAAGATAAAAAAACTCTCTCAAAGATAGTTGAAAAGTCTTTAAAAGGAGCAAATATATGGGATGAGGTTAAAAATAGACTAAATGAAGACGCCGGCTCACTTAGCGGCGGTCAGCGACAAAGACTTTGCATAGCCAGAGCAATTGCGGTCAATCCTGAAATTTTGCTATTTGACGAGCCAACAAGTGCGCTTGATCCGATATCGACTATAGCCATAGAAGAACTTATTAATAGCTTAAAAGAGCAATACACGGTAGTAATCGTAACTCATAATATGGCTCAAGCTACTAGAGTTAGCGATTTTACTGCATTTATGTATCTTGGAAATTTAATAGAATACGGCAAAACTAAACAGATTTTTGAAGAGCCTAGAGAAAAACTTTTAAAAGAGTATGTTAGCGGTAAGTTCGGGTGA